The following proteins are co-located in the Acidobacteriota bacterium genome:
- a CDS encoding ABC transporter ATP-binding protein produces MKLLRFFWPHLRRYVPWAVTAFLAVLLFAATTAGMISLIEPIFSEVLLAGDETPSALGFLGGDSDDEGAATGDSASDSAEAASSEDAVEEPVPIWEEWAESLDLEGHLTAAYEGLKRRFGIDAQSVVYFLPLLFVLIYAIRSLASFVSGYSFQRVGLGVTTDIRNQLYGKLLQQSSRFHAEHSSGELVSRVVNDVTMMQVAVSNRLLDFFQQSATLLTMLVMLLSIHFKLAVICLVVTPVILYPIVRFGKGIRGTSHRSQERMADLAQLLAEGIRGHRVVKAFGMEDFELARFSRATHRHLRVNLRAQVLSNLSSPVIETMAALGSAALLIYAGQSIRAGELSVSVLVQFLTTLLLMYDPIRRLNKVNLMLQEALAAAHRVADLMLLPNDIEDNPDGPRVETVEQGVEFEDVTFGYDHRRVLKEIQLSVPKGKMVALVGSSGAGKSTLVNLLPRFFDPDSGRVTVDGVDIKEMPLASLRALIGIVTQDTVLFDDTVRNNIAYGRSDLPLERVQEAAQAAYADDFIQQLPEGYDTFIGEGGLRLSGGQRQRLAIARALLKDAPILILDEATSHLDSESEALVQKALYNLTEGRTTLVIAHRLSTVVKADRIVVMVDGRVEEQGTHDELLEHNGTYRRLYDLQFDA; encoded by the coding sequence GTGAAGCTGCTGCGCTTCTTCTGGCCTCATCTACGGCGCTACGTGCCATGGGCGGTGACGGCGTTCTTGGCGGTGCTGCTCTTCGCCGCCACCACCGCTGGCATGATCTCCCTCATCGAGCCGATCTTCAGCGAGGTTCTGCTGGCGGGGGACGAAACCCCATCGGCCTTGGGCTTCTTGGGCGGTGACTCCGACGACGAAGGAGCGGCCACTGGGGATTCGGCCAGCGATTCCGCCGAGGCCGCATCCTCTGAAGACGCGGTCGAGGAGCCGGTGCCCATCTGGGAGGAGTGGGCCGAGAGCCTCGACCTCGAGGGCCATCTCACCGCCGCCTACGAGGGCCTGAAGCGTAGATTCGGCATCGATGCCCAGTCGGTGGTGTACTTCCTGCCCCTGCTCTTCGTGCTGATCTACGCCATTCGCAGTCTCGCTTCTTTCGTCAGTGGCTACTCCTTCCAGCGGGTGGGGCTGGGGGTAACCACCGACATCCGCAATCAGCTCTACGGCAAGCTGCTCCAGCAGTCCAGCCGCTTCCACGCCGAGCATTCCTCCGGTGAGCTGGTGAGCCGGGTGGTCAACGACGTCACCATGATGCAGGTGGCGGTGTCCAATCGTCTGCTGGACTTTTTCCAGCAGAGCGCGACCCTGCTCACCATGTTGGTGATGCTGCTCTCCATCCACTTCAAGCTGGCGGTGATCTGCCTGGTGGTGACGCCGGTGATCCTGTACCCCATCGTGCGCTTCGGCAAGGGCATCCGAGGCACCAGCCACCGCAGTCAGGAGCGCATGGCAGACCTGGCCCAGCTGCTGGCGGAGGGTATTCGCGGCCACCGGGTGGTCAAGGCCTTCGGCATGGAGGACTTCGAGCTGGCGCGCTTCTCCCGCGCGACCCACCGCCACCTGCGCGTCAATCTGCGGGCCCAGGTGCTGTCCAACCTGTCGAGCCCGGTGATCGAGACCATGGCGGCCCTGGGCTCGGCGGCGCTGCTCATCTACGCCGGCCAGAGCATCCGCGCCGGCGAGCTCAGCGTCAGCGTGCTGGTGCAATTCCTCACCACGCTGCTGCTCATGTACGACCCCATCCGGCGCCTCAACAAGGTCAATCTGATGCTCCAGGAGGCCCTGGCGGCGGCCCATCGGGTGGCGGATCTCATGCTCTTGCCCAACGACATCGAGGACAATCCCGACGGCCCCCGGGTGGAGACGGTGGAGCAGGGGGTGGAGTTCGAGGATGTGACCTTCGGTTACGACCATCGCCGGGTGCTCAAGGAGATCCAGCTGTCGGTACCGAAGGGGAAGATGGTGGCGTTGGTGGGTTCCTCCGGTGCCGGCAAGTCGACCCTGGTGAACCTGCTGCCGCGCTTTTTCGATCCCGACAGCGGTCGGGTGACGGTGGACGGCGTCGACATCAAGGAGATGCCCCTGGCGAGCCTGCGAGCCCTCATCGGCATCGTCACCCAGGATACGGTCCTCTTCGACGACACGGTGCGCAACAACATCGCCTACGGGCGCTCCGACCTGCCCCTGGAGCGGGTACAGGAGGCAGCCCAGGCGGCCTACGCCGACGACTTCATCCAGCAGCTGCCGGAGGGCTACGACACTTTCATCGGCGAGGGGGGGCTGCGCCTCTCCGGCGGACAGCGTCAGCGCCTGGCCATCGCCCGGGCACTGCTCAAGGACGCTCCCATCCTGATTCTCGACGAGGCTACCTCGCACCTCGACTCGGAGTCGGAAGCGCTGGTGCAAAAGGCCCTCTACAATCTCACCGAAGGTCGTACGACCCTGGTCATTGCCCACCGCCTCTCGACGGTGGTGAAGGCGGACCGCATCGTGGTGATGGTGGACGGGCGGGTGGAGGAGCAGGGCACCCACGACGAGCTGCTGGAGCACAACGGCACCTACCGGCGGCTCTACGATCTGCAATTCGATGCCTGA
- the lpxB gene encoding lipid-A-disaccharide synthase, with amino-acid sequence MSRDDLLLVAGEASGDLHAARLLTEIRRLRPQVRAFGFGGGEVRAAGLEAVSDEDIAVVGIVEVLKVLKKAKQVFRQILEEVDRRRPAVAVLVDFPEFNLRLAKELSARGVKVVYYISPQIWAWRRGRVRQIAQRVDRMLVLFPFELDFYRGHGVDARHVGHPLVDEVPELAQAWEESSESQPKVPEEAPYRLALLPGSRPGEVASLLPAMLEAAELMAREVPLFVRLVRAPTISEELVRPILERSKVPVEVVGGAGSGGAQDSGKAQHGRFDAVADSHLAFCASGTATLETGLLRTPLIVLYRLSLGSYLLAKMLVRLPFFSLVNLVLERRVVPELLQHQASPEGAAREALALLRDRRAVDEMRRGLTELRPRLGERGASSRAARAVLEMVEGGATENGSTLAGRAQEPEPVKTAASEDAS; translated from the coding sequence TTGAGCCGCGACGACCTGCTGCTGGTGGCGGGGGAGGCTTCCGGAGACCTCCACGCTGCCCGTCTGCTCACCGAGATCCGCCGTCTGCGGCCGCAGGTTCGGGCCTTCGGTTTCGGCGGGGGAGAGGTCCGCGCCGCGGGCCTGGAGGCGGTGTCCGACGAGGACATCGCGGTGGTAGGCATCGTCGAGGTGCTCAAGGTTTTGAAGAAGGCGAAGCAGGTCTTTCGCCAGATTCTCGAAGAGGTCGATCGCCGCCGGCCGGCGGTGGCGGTGCTGGTGGATTTCCCCGAGTTCAACCTCCGCCTGGCCAAGGAGCTCAGCGCTCGCGGGGTGAAGGTGGTCTACTACATCAGTCCTCAGATTTGGGCCTGGCGCCGGGGCCGGGTGCGCCAGATCGCCCAGCGGGTAGATCGCATGCTGGTGCTCTTCCCCTTCGAGCTGGACTTCTACCGCGGCCATGGCGTCGACGCTCGCCACGTGGGGCATCCGCTGGTGGACGAAGTACCGGAGCTGGCGCAGGCTTGGGAAGAGAGCTCAGAGTCGCAGCCGAAAGTGCCGGAGGAGGCCCCCTATCGCCTGGCCTTGCTGCCGGGATCCCGTCCCGGCGAGGTCGCTTCGCTGCTTCCGGCGATGCTCGAGGCTGCGGAGCTCATGGCCCGGGAAGTTCCCCTCTTCGTCCGCCTGGTGCGGGCCCCCACGATTTCCGAAGAGCTGGTGCGGCCGATCCTTGAGCGCTCCAAAGTGCCGGTGGAGGTGGTCGGCGGAGCCGGGTCCGGGGGCGCCCAGGACTCCGGAAAGGCCCAGCACGGCCGCTTCGATGCGGTGGCGGATAGTCACCTGGCGTTCTGCGCCTCGGGTACGGCGACCCTGGAGACGGGACTGCTGCGCACCCCCCTCATCGTTCTCTACCGCTTGTCTCTGGGCTCCTACCTGCTAGCGAAGATGCTGGTGCGGCTGCCGTTCTTCAGCTTGGTGAATCTGGTGCTGGAGCGCCGGGTGGTGCCGGAGCTGCTGCAGCATCAGGCATCCCCGGAGGGCGCCGCCCGGGAGGCGTTGGCTCTGCTGCGGGACCGCCGGGCGGTGGATGAGATGCGCCGCGGACTGACGGAGCTGCGGCCCCGGCTCGGCGAGAGGGGCGCCAGCTCCCGGGCAGCACGGGCGGTGTTGGAAATGGTAGAGGGCGGGGCGACGGAGAACGGCTCGACCTTGGCTGGACGAGCTCAGGAGCCCGAGCCCGTAAAGACCGCGGCGTCGGAGGATGCCTCGTGA
- a CDS encoding DUF6677 family protein: protein MGSPWIAAGLAWLCPGAGHFYLRRWGRGVFFLVVIFAAIYVGWRIQGGLPQGGAAPLERLATLGAMGMGLPYFILRFGLEYAGDLTRPAFEYGGAFLLGAGLMNLLLVLDAWDIATGRKP from the coding sequence ATGGGCAGTCCTTGGATCGCCGCCGGTCTCGCCTGGCTATGCCCCGGGGCCGGACACTTCTATCTTCGACGCTGGGGACGAGGAGTGTTCTTTCTGGTGGTGATCTTCGCCGCCATCTACGTCGGTTGGCGGATCCAGGGCGGTTTGCCCCAGGGGGGAGCAGCACCGCTGGAACGGCTGGCCACTCTCGGCGCCATGGGGATGGGACTGCCCTATTTCATCCTGCGCTTCGGCCTGGAATACGCCGGCGACCTGACGCGGCCGGCCTTCGAGTACGGAGGAGCCTTCCTTCTGGGAGCCGGGCTGATGAACCTCCTGCTGGTGCTCGACGCCTGGGATATCGCCACCGGCCGCAAACCATGA